In Streptomyces sp. NBC_00704, a genomic segment contains:
- a CDS encoding DUF3515 domain-containing protein, translating to MNLFRHRPVVLPSLALLLAAGGCSSADGATSTAVPSPTAAVTELCRNLDEALPSAVDDLDRRDPSPASALTAGWGNPAIILRCGVERPAKMNDSEAEGVEVDGVGWLLEKRDGGAFRFTTTLRKAYVEVTIPEKRTGDGMAPLVDVAPAVKKAIPEGIAD from the coding sequence GTGAACCTTTTCCGTCACCGGCCCGTCGTCCTGCCCTCGCTCGCTCTCCTGCTCGCTGCGGGGGGCTGCTCCTCAGCAGACGGCGCCACGTCGACGGCGGTTCCCAGTCCCACGGCAGCGGTCACCGAGCTGTGCCGAAACCTGGACGAGGCGCTGCCGTCCGCCGTGGACGACCTCGACCGCCGGGATCCCTCGCCCGCGTCCGCGCTGACCGCGGGCTGGGGGAACCCGGCGATCATACTGCGCTGCGGTGTGGAACGACCCGCGAAGATGAACGACTCCGAGGCCGAGGGCGTCGAAGTGGACGGGGTGGGCTGGCTGCTGGAGAAGCGGGACGGCGGGGCGTTCCGTTTCACCACCACCCTGCGCAAGGCGTATGTGGAGGTGACGATCCCCGAGAAGCGCACGGGGGACGGCATGGCGCCGCTCGTCGACGTCGCCCCGGCCGTGAAGAAGGCGATCCCCGAGGGGATCGCCGACTAG
- the ndgR gene encoding IclR family transcriptional regulator NdgR, whose product MDNSSGVGVLDKAALVLSALESGPATLAGLVAATGLARPTAHRLAVALEHHRMVARDMQGRFILGPRLAELAAAAGEDRLLATAGPVLTHLRDITGESAQLYRRQGDMRICVAAAERLSGLRDTVPVGSTLTMKAGSSAQILMAWEEPERLHRGLQGARFTATALSGVRRRGWAQSIGEREPGVASVSAPVRGPSNRVVAAVSVSGPIERLTRHPGRMHAQAVIDAAARLSEALRRTG is encoded by the coding sequence ATGGACAACAGTAGCGGCGTCGGCGTCCTGGACAAGGCAGCCCTTGTCCTGAGCGCCCTGGAGTCCGGTCCGGCCACCCTCGCAGGCTTGGTCGCTGCCACCGGACTCGCACGACCCACGGCCCATCGTCTGGCCGTGGCACTGGAACACCACCGTATGGTGGCGCGGGACATGCAGGGACGGTTCATCCTGGGCCCCCGGCTGGCCGAGCTGGCCGCGGCCGCGGGCGAGGACCGCCTGCTGGCCACCGCCGGCCCGGTGCTCACCCACCTGCGGGACATCACGGGCGAGAGCGCGCAGCTCTACCGCCGCCAGGGCGACATGCGCATCTGCGTGGCCGCGGCGGAACGCCTGTCCGGTCTTCGGGACACGGTCCCGGTGGGCTCCACGCTGACGATGAAGGCCGGCTCCTCCGCGCAGATCCTGATGGCCTGGGAGGAGCCCGAGCGCCTGCACCGCGGCCTCCAGGGCGCCCGGTTCACGGCGACGGCCCTGTCGGGCGTGCGGCGCCGCGGCTGGGCCCAGTCCATCGGCGAGCGCGAGCCGGGCGTGGCCTCGGTGTCGGCCCCCGTGCGCGGTCCCTCGAACCGCGTGGTGGCCGCCGTCTCCGTGTCGGGCCCGATCGAGCGCCTGACCCGGCATCCGGGCCGTATGCACGCACAGGCCGTGATCGACGCGGCGGCCCGTCTGTCGGAGGCGCTGCGCAGGACGGGCTGA
- a CDS encoding HU family DNA-binding protein, with protein MNKAQLVEAIADKVGGRQQAADAVDAVLDAIVRATVAGDRVSVTGFGSFEKVDRPARYARNPQTGERVRVKKTSVPRFRAGQGFKDLVSGSKKLPRGGEVAVKKAPKGSLTGGSSATVKKAAAKKASPSTRAGAAKKTTAAAKKTTGAAKKTTGAAKKTTAKKTTAKKATPAAAKKTTAAKSATAKKTTAKKAPAAKKATATKAPAKKSTARKTTAKKATARKA; from the coding sequence GTGAACAAGGCGCAGCTCGTAGAAGCGATTGCCGACAAGGTGGGCGGCCGCCAGCAGGCCGCCGACGCGGTCGACGCGGTCCTGGACGCCATCGTCCGCGCGACGGTCGCCGGCGACCGGGTCTCGGTCACCGGCTTCGGTTCGTTCGAGAAGGTCGACCGGCCGGCCCGCTACGCCCGCAACCCCCAGACGGGCGAGCGGGTGCGGGTCAAGAAGACGTCTGTCCCGCGCTTCCGCGCGGGCCAGGGCTTCAAGGACCTGGTGAGCGGGTCGAAGAAGCTTCCCCGCGGTGGCGAGGTCGCCGTCAAGAAGGCCCCCAAGGGCAGCCTGACCGGCGGTTCTTCCGCCACGGTCAAGAAGGCCGCCGCGAAGAAGGCCTCCCCCTCGACGAGGGCCGGCGCCGCGAAGAAGACCACGGCCGCGGCGAAGAAGACGACGGGCGCGGCGAAGAAGACCACGGGCGCCGCCAAGAAGACGACGGCCAAGAAGACCACCGCCAAGAAGGCGACTCCGGCGGCCGCGAAGAAGACCACGGCCGCCAAGTCGGCCACCGCCAAGAAGACGACGGCGAAGAAGGCCCCGGCCGCGAAGAAGGCGACGGCCACCAAGGCCCCCGCCAAGAAGTCGACCGCGCGCAAGACCACCGCCAAGAAGGCCACCGCCCGCAAGGCGTAG
- a CDS encoding HAD family hydrolase, with protein MSIRAVVWDVDDTLFDYTTADREGMRSYLTTERLLDRFGTAEEALARWREVTDQQWARFSAGGMTFEDQRRDRVRAFLERPELTDDEADAWFRRYITHYEAAWSLFPDVLPVLDALAASHRHAVLSNSSIHVQDHKLRVLGVHDRFEAVLCAAELGVSKPEAAAFLAACEALSLPPHEVAYVGDHPEIDGRGAADAGLLSVWIDRPGGGATVELPSGRHRIVSLAELPALLGADTRFGAQSTFG; from the coding sequence ATGAGCATTCGTGCCGTGGTCTGGGACGTGGACGACACCCTCTTCGACTACACGACCGCCGACCGCGAGGGCATGCGGTCGTACCTCACCACCGAGCGGCTGCTCGACCGCTTCGGCACCGCGGAGGAGGCCCTCGCGCGCTGGCGGGAGGTGACCGACCAGCAGTGGGCGCGGTTCTCCGCGGGCGGGATGACCTTCGAGGACCAGCGCCGCGACCGGGTACGGGCGTTCCTGGAGCGACCGGAGCTGACCGACGACGAGGCCGACGCCTGGTTCCGCCGCTACATCACGCACTACGAGGCGGCCTGGTCGCTCTTCCCCGACGTCCTGCCCGTGCTCGACGCCCTCGCCGCCAGCCACCGCCACGCCGTGCTGTCGAACTCCAGCATCCACGTGCAGGACCACAAGCTGCGCGTCCTCGGCGTCCACGACCGTTTCGAGGCCGTCCTGTGCGCAGCGGAGCTGGGCGTCTCCAAGCCGGAGGCGGCCGCCTTCCTCGCGGCCTGCGAGGCCCTCTCCCTGCCCCCGCACGAGGTGGCCTACGTCGGCGACCATCCGGAGATCGACGGACGGGGCGCCGCCGACGCCGGACTCCTGTCGGTGTGGATCGACCGCCCCGGAGGCGGCGCCACCGTCGAGCTCCCGTCCGGCCGGCACCGCATCGTCAGCCTCGCCGAACTTCCCGCGCTGCTCGGCGCGGATACCCGTTTTGGAGCGCAGTCCACCTTCGGGTAA
- a CDS encoding NAD(P)H-dependent glycerol-3-phosphate dehydrogenase produces the protein MSKSVKAAVFSAGSWGTAFGMVLADAGCDVTLWARRPEVADAINTTRTNPDYFPGVELPDGLRATTDPAEAAAGADYTVLSVPSQTLRANLADWAPLLAPGTVLVSLMKGVELGTTMRMSEVIEDVAKVGPGRVAVVTGPNLAKEIASRRPAAAVVACTDEAVAQRLQAACHTPYFRPYTNTDVVGCELGGAVKNVIGLAVGIADGMGLGDNAKGSLITRGLAETTRLGLAMGADPLTFAGLAGLGDLVATCSSPLSRNHTFGTNLGKGMTLQETIAVTRQTAEGVKSCESVLDLARRHGVDMPITETVVAIVHEGKPPVVAVKELMSRSAKPERR, from the coding sequence GTGAGCAAGTCCGTGAAGGCGGCGGTGTTCAGCGCCGGTTCGTGGGGGACGGCGTTCGGCATGGTGCTCGCCGACGCCGGGTGCGACGTCACCCTGTGGGCGCGCCGCCCCGAGGTCGCCGACGCGATCAACACCACCCGGACCAACCCCGACTACTTCCCCGGCGTCGAGCTCCCGGACGGTCTGCGGGCCACGACGGACCCGGCCGAGGCCGCCGCCGGCGCCGACTACACCGTGCTGTCGGTGCCCTCGCAGACGCTGCGCGCCAACCTCGCCGACTGGGCGCCGCTGCTCGCCCCGGGCACCGTCCTGGTGTCGTTGATGAAGGGCGTCGAACTCGGTACGACCATGCGGATGAGCGAGGTGATCGAGGACGTCGCCAAGGTGGGCCCCGGCCGCGTCGCGGTGGTCACCGGTCCCAACCTCGCCAAGGAGATCGCCTCCCGCAGGCCGGCCGCCGCCGTGGTCGCCTGCACCGACGAGGCCGTCGCCCAGCGGCTCCAGGCCGCCTGCCACACGCCCTACTTCCGGCCCTACACCAACACCGACGTGGTGGGCTGCGAGCTGGGCGGCGCGGTGAAGAACGTCATCGGGCTCGCGGTCGGCATCGCCGACGGCATGGGCCTCGGCGACAACGCCAAGGGCTCGCTGATCACCCGCGGGCTCGCCGAGACGACCCGGCTGGGCCTGGCCATGGGCGCGGACCCGCTCACCTTCGCCGGACTCGCCGGTCTGGGCGACCTGGTGGCCACGTGCTCCTCGCCGCTGTCCCGCAACCACACCTTCGGCACCAACCTCGGCAAGGGCATGACCCTCCAGGAGACCATCGCGGTCACCCGGCAGACCGCCGAGGGCGTCAAGTCCTGTGAGTCGGTGCTGGATCTGGCCCGCCGGCACGGCGTCGACATGCCGATCACCGAGACGGTCGTCGCCATCGTGCACGAGGGCAAGCCTCCGGTCGTCGCCGTCAAGGAGCTGATGTCGCGCAGCGCGAAGCCCGAACGACGCTGA
- a CDS encoding Lrp/AsnC family transcriptional regulator translates to MVQAYILIQTDVGKASTVAEEIGRIPGVVQAEDVTGPYDVIVRAQADTVDDLGRMVVAKVQQVDGITRTLTCPVVHL, encoded by the coding sequence GTGGTACAGGCGTACATCCTCATCCAGACGGACGTCGGCAAAGCGTCGACCGTCGCCGAGGAGATCGGCAGAATCCCTGGCGTGGTCCAGGCCGAGGACGTGACGGGACCCTATGACGTGATCGTGCGAGCCCAGGCCGACACCGTGGACGACCTCGGCCGCATGGTGGTCGCCAAGGTCCAGCAGGTGGACGGGATCACCCGCACCCTGACCTGCCCGGTGGTCCATCTGTAG
- the leuC gene encoding 3-isopropylmalate dehydratase large subunit: MGRTLAEKVWDDHVVRRAEGEPDLLFIDLHLLHEVTSPQAFDGLRQNGRPVRRLDLTIATEDHNTPTLDIDKPIADPVSRAQLETLRKNCAEFGVRLHPLGDVEQGVVHVVGPQLGLTQPGMTVVCGDSHTSTHGAFGALAFGIGTSQVEHVLATQTLPLARPRTMAITVDGELPDGVTAKDLILAIIAKIGTGGGQGYILEYRGSAIEKLSMEARMTICNMSIEAGARAGMIAPDETTFAYLEGRAHAPEGEDWDAAVAYWKTLRTDDDAEFDAEVVIDAAALSPFVTWGTNPGQGAPLSAHVPDPASYEDASERFAAEKALEYMGLEAGQPLRSINVDTVFVGSCTNGRIEDLRAAAAIVEGRKVADGVRMLVVPGSARVGLQAVSEGLDVVFKEAGAEWRHAGCSMCLGMNPDQLAPGERSASTSNRNFEGRQGKGGRTHLVSPQVAAATAVLGHLASPADLSDAENRTPAGV; encoded by the coding sequence ATGGGTAGGACACTCGCGGAGAAGGTCTGGGACGACCACGTCGTCCGGCGCGCCGAGGGCGAGCCCGACCTCCTCTTCATCGATCTGCACCTGCTGCACGAGGTGACCAGCCCCCAGGCCTTCGACGGCCTCCGTCAGAACGGCCGCCCGGTGCGGCGTCTCGACCTCACCATCGCGACCGAGGACCACAACACCCCGACTCTCGACATCGACAAGCCGATCGCCGACCCGGTCTCGCGCGCCCAGCTGGAGACGCTGCGCAAGAACTGCGCCGAGTTCGGCGTGCGGCTGCACCCCCTCGGCGACGTCGAGCAGGGCGTGGTGCACGTCGTGGGCCCGCAGTTGGGCCTGACCCAGCCCGGCATGACCGTCGTCTGCGGCGACTCGCACACCTCCACGCACGGGGCCTTCGGTGCGCTGGCGTTCGGCATCGGCACCTCGCAGGTGGAGCACGTGCTGGCCACCCAGACGCTGCCGCTGGCCCGCCCGAGGACCATGGCGATCACGGTCGACGGCGAGCTGCCCGACGGCGTCACCGCCAAGGACCTGATCCTGGCGATCATCGCGAAGATCGGCACCGGCGGCGGCCAGGGCTACATCCTGGAGTACCGCGGCTCCGCCATCGAGAAGCTCTCGATGGAGGCCCGGATGACCATCTGCAACATGTCGATCGAGGCCGGCGCCCGCGCGGGCATGATCGCCCCCGACGAGACCACCTTCGCCTACCTCGAGGGCCGCGCCCACGCGCCCGAGGGCGAGGACTGGGACGCCGCCGTCGCGTACTGGAAGACGCTGAGGACGGACGACGACGCCGAGTTCGACGCCGAGGTCGTCATCGACGCCGCCGCGCTGTCGCCGTTCGTCACCTGGGGCACCAACCCCGGCCAGGGCGCGCCGCTTTCGGCCCACGTCCCCGACCCGGCTTCGTACGAAGACGCCTCGGAGCGCTTCGCCGCCGAAAAGGCCCTGGAGTACATGGGGTTGGAGGCCGGACAGCCGCTGCGCTCCATCAACGTGGACACCGTCTTCGTAGGTTCCTGCACCAACGGCCGCATCGAGGACCTGCGCGCCGCCGCCGCGATCGTCGAGGGCCGCAAAGTCGCCGACGGCGTACGGATGCTGGTCGTCCCCGGCTCGGCGCGGGTCGGCCTCCAGGCCGTCTCCGAGGGCCTGGACGTCGTCTTCAAGGAGGCCGGCGCCGAATGGCGGCACGCGGGCTGCTCGATGTGCCTCGGCATGAACCCCGACCAGCTCGCGCCGGGTGAGCGCTCCGCGTCCACCTCCAACCGCAACTTCGAGGGCCGGCAGGGCAAGGGCGGGCGCACCCACCTGGTGTCGCCGCAGGTCGCGGCCGCCACGGCCGTCCTGGGGCACCTGGCCTCCCCGGCCGACCTGTCCGACGCCGAGAACCGCACGCCCGCTGGAGTCTGA
- a CDS encoding MerR family transcriptional regulator has protein sequence MRLAELSERSGVSTATIKYYLREGLLPPGRQVNRTTAEYDEEHLRRLRLVRAMIQVGRLPVATVREVLGHVDDDSLGRTMRLGAALWALPQAPEPDTDDDHVRAARQETDELLAGLGWENARLLTSLSPAYRSLVVSVAALRRLGYEWDAELLASYARLMHRAASLDLDFVETQESEAERVETAVLGAILVEPMLQALHRLAQEEESARRYGFE, from the coding sequence ATGCGACTGGCCGAACTGAGCGAACGCAGCGGTGTGTCCACCGCGACGATCAAGTACTACCTGCGCGAAGGCCTGTTGCCGCCCGGCCGCCAGGTCAACCGGACCACCGCGGAGTACGACGAGGAGCATCTGCGCCGGCTGCGGCTGGTGCGCGCGATGATCCAGGTGGGCCGGCTGCCGGTGGCCACGGTCCGCGAGGTGCTCGGCCATGTCGACGACGACTCCCTGGGCCGCACGATGCGCCTCGGCGCGGCCCTGTGGGCGCTGCCCCAGGCGCCCGAGCCGGACACGGACGACGACCACGTGCGCGCGGCGCGTCAGGAGACGGACGAGCTGCTCGCGGGCCTGGGCTGGGAGAACGCCCGGCTGCTGACGTCCCTGTCCCCCGCCTACCGTTCGCTGGTGGTGTCGGTGGCCGCGCTGCGCCGGCTCGGCTACGAGTGGGACGCCGAACTCCTCGCGTCCTACGCCCGGTTGATGCACCGGGCGGCCTCGCTGGACCTCGACTTCGTGGAGACGCAGGAGTCGGAGGCCGAGCGGGTCGAGACGGCGGTGCTCGGCGCGATCCTCGTCGAGCCGATGCTTCAGGCGCTGCACCGGCTGGCGCAGGAGGAGGAGTCGGCCCGGCGGTACGGCTTCGAGTGA
- a CDS encoding D-alanine--D-alanine ligase family protein, with product MSTENLPQSPQQPVRKPRVAVVFGGRSSEHGISVVTAGAVLRAIDRTKYEVLPIGITREGRWFLTADAPERMAIADRRTPDVEELAESRDGGVVLPVDPANREVVYYEPGSVPKALGEVDVVFPVLHGPYGEDGTLQGLLELSGVPYVGAGVLASAVGQDKEYMKRVFTSFGLKVGPYVVIRPREWAQDESAARKKIVDFAGEHGWPLFVKPARAGSSIGITKVDDLSGLDEAIAEAQRHDPKILVEAALRGREIECGVLEFEDGPRASLPAEIPPPDAHAYYDFDAKYIDSTPGIVPAPLTDEETAQVRRLAVEAFDAASCEGLVRADFFLTEDGEFVINEINTMPGFTPISMYPKMWQETGIGYPELVDRLVQAALRRSTGLR from the coding sequence ATGAGCACCGAGAACCTCCCCCAGAGCCCTCAGCAGCCCGTCCGCAAGCCGCGGGTGGCCGTCGTCTTCGGCGGCCGCAGCTCCGAGCACGGGATCTCCGTGGTGACCGCCGGCGCGGTCCTCAGGGCCATCGACCGGACCAAGTACGAGGTCCTGCCGATCGGCATCACGCGCGAGGGCCGCTGGTTCCTCACCGCCGACGCGCCCGAGCGCATGGCGATCGCCGACCGCCGCACGCCCGACGTCGAGGAGCTCGCCGAGTCGCGGGACGGCGGAGTGGTGCTCCCCGTCGACCCCGCCAACCGCGAAGTCGTCTACTACGAGCCCGGATCGGTGCCGAAGGCGCTCGGCGAGGTCGACGTCGTCTTCCCGGTGCTGCACGGCCCCTACGGCGAGGACGGCACGCTCCAGGGCCTGCTGGAGCTGTCCGGCGTCCCCTACGTGGGCGCGGGCGTGCTCGCCTCGGCCGTGGGCCAGGACAAGGAGTACATGAAGCGGGTGTTCACCTCCTTCGGGCTCAAGGTCGGCCCGTACGTGGTGATCCGCCCGCGCGAGTGGGCGCAGGACGAGTCCGCCGCCCGCAAGAAGATCGTCGACTTCGCGGGCGAGCACGGCTGGCCGCTCTTCGTGAAGCCCGCGCGCGCGGGTTCGTCCATCGGCATCACCAAGGTCGACGACCTGTCCGGCCTGGACGAGGCGATCGCCGAGGCCCAGCGCCACGACCCGAAGATCCTCGTCGAGGCGGCGCTGCGGGGCCGCGAGATCGAGTGCGGCGTCCTGGAGTTCGAGGACGGCCCGCGCGCGTCCCTCCCGGCCGAGATCCCGCCGCCGGACGCGCACGCCTACTACGACTTCGACGCCAAGTACATCGACTCGACCCCGGGGATCGTCCCGGCGCCGCTGACGGACGAGGAGACGGCGCAGGTCCGCAGGCTGGCGGTGGAGGCCTTCGACGCGGCGTCCTGCGAGGGCCTGGTCCGCGCGGACTTCTTCCTCACCGAGGACGGCGAGTTCGTCATCAACGAGATCAACACGATGCCCGGCTTCACGCCGATCTCGATGTACCCCAAGATGTGGCAGGAGACCGGGATCGGCTACCCCGAGCTGGTGGACCGCCTGGTGCAGGCGGCGCTGCGCAGGTCCACGGGCCTGCGCTGA
- the leuD gene encoding 3-isopropylmalate dehydratase small subunit, protein MEAFTTHTGRAVPLRRSNVDTDQIIPAHWLKKVTRDGFEDGLFEAWRKDPEFILNRPERQGASVLVAGPDFGTGSSREHAVWALQNYGFKAVISSRFADIFRGNSLKNGLLTVVLDQKTVEALQDLSEKDPTAEITVDLEAREVRAEGVTAAFELDENARWRLLNGLDDISITLRDEGDIAAYEAKRPSYKPRTLPV, encoded by the coding sequence ATGGAAGCATTCACCACGCACACCGGCCGGGCCGTCCCGCTGCGCCGCTCCAACGTCGACACCGACCAGATCATCCCTGCTCACTGGCTCAAGAAGGTCACGCGGGACGGCTTCGAGGACGGACTGTTCGAGGCCTGGCGCAAGGACCCGGAGTTCATCCTCAACCGCCCCGAGCGGCAGGGCGCGAGCGTGCTGGTCGCCGGCCCCGACTTCGGCACCGGCTCCTCCCGTGAGCACGCCGTCTGGGCGTTGCAGAACTACGGCTTCAAGGCCGTGATCTCCTCCCGCTTCGCCGACATCTTCCGGGGCAACTCGCTCAAGAACGGCCTGCTCACGGTCGTCCTGGACCAGAAGACCGTGGAGGCGCTCCAGGACCTGAGCGAGAAGGACCCGACGGCCGAGATCACCGTCGACCTGGAGGCCCGCGAGGTGCGCGCCGAGGGCGTCACCGCGGCCTTCGAGCTCGACGAGAACGCCCGTTGGCGGCTGCTCAACGGCCTGGACGACATCTCCATCACCCTCCGGGACGAGGGCGACATCGCCGCCTACGAGGCCAAGCGCCCGTCGTACAAGCCGAGGACGCTCCCGGTCTGA
- a CDS encoding lysophospholipid acyltransferase family protein, translated as MPRRRIGFWYRFAAVLCKPWLVVLIKRDWRGMEHIPAEGGFITAVNHNSHVDPFAYAHFQYNTGRVPRFLAKSGLFREGFVGAAMRGTGQIPVYRESTDALSAFRAAIDAVERGECVAFYPEGTLTRDPDGWPMTAKTGAARVALQTRCPVIPVAQWGANELLPPYAKKPHLFPRKTHHVLAGPPVDLSRFYGHEMTPELLKEATEVIMAAVTAQLEEIRGEKAPERPYDPRRERIEQRRRTQSQTGRAQDRHEGENSK; from the coding sequence GTGCCCCGCCGCAGAATCGGCTTCTGGTACCGCTTCGCAGCGGTCCTCTGCAAACCCTGGCTGGTGGTTCTGATCAAGCGGGACTGGCGCGGAATGGAGCACATTCCGGCAGAGGGTGGATTTATCACCGCGGTGAACCACAATTCGCATGTCGACCCCTTCGCGTACGCCCATTTCCAGTACAACACCGGGCGGGTGCCGCGATTCCTCGCGAAGAGCGGGCTTTTCAGGGAGGGATTCGTCGGAGCCGCGATGCGCGGCACCGGGCAGATCCCCGTGTACCGCGAGAGCACGGACGCGCTGAGCGCCTTCCGGGCCGCGATCGACGCCGTGGAACGCGGCGAGTGCGTCGCGTTCTACCCCGAGGGCACCCTCACCCGCGACCCCGACGGCTGGCCCATGACCGCCAAGACCGGCGCGGCCCGCGTGGCCCTGCAGACCAGGTGCCCGGTGATCCCCGTCGCCCAGTGGGGCGCCAACGAACTGCTGCCGCCCTACGCCAAGAAGCCCCACCTCTTCCCGCGCAAGACCCACCATGTGCTCGCCGGCCCGCCCGTGGACCTCTCGCGGTTCTACGGCCACGAGATGACCCCCGAGCTGCTGAAGGAGGCGACGGAGGTCATCATGGCGGCCGTCACCGCCCAGCTGGAGGAGATCCGCGGCGAGAAGGCGCCCGAGAGGCCCTACGACCCGCGCCGGGAGCGGATCGAGCAGCGCCGCCGCACGCAGTCGCAGACCGGCCGCGCGCAGGACCGTCACGAGGGGGAGAACAGCAAGTGA
- the cofC gene encoding 2-phospho-L-lactate guanylyltransferase: protein MQWTLVIPLKPLALAKSRLADTAADGLRPGLALAFAEDTVAAALASAAVRDVAVVTDDALAARSLAALGARIVPDEPRAGLNAALEHGAAAVRAFRPDSALAALNADLPALRPPELTRVLEAAAEFPRAFLADAAAIGTTLLTAAPGSALRPAFGADSRARHRARGAEELRLDAVDSVRRDVDTGEDLRAALALGVGPRTAAATARLLIPGQ from the coding sequence GTGCAGTGGACCTTGGTCATACCCCTGAAGCCCTTGGCGCTGGCCAAGAGCAGACTCGCGGACACCGCCGCCGACGGGCTGCGCCCCGGTCTCGCCCTGGCCTTCGCCGAGGACACCGTGGCGGCGGCGCTGGCCTCGGCCGCGGTGCGGGATGTGGCCGTAGTCACGGACGACGCGCTGGCCGCGCGTTCCCTGGCGGCGCTGGGCGCCCGGATCGTCCCGGACGAGCCGCGCGCGGGCCTCAACGCCGCCCTGGAGCACGGCGCGGCCGCCGTACGGGCCTTTCGTCCGGATTCCGCGCTCGCGGCCCTCAACGCCGACCTGCCCGCGCTGCGCCCACCGGAATTGACGCGCGTTCTGGAGGCGGCCGCCGAATTCCCCCGTGCTTTTCTCGCCGACGCGGCCGCGATCGGCACGACTCTTCTCACCGCCGCTCCGGGAAGCGCGTTGCGGCCCGCGTTCGGCGCGGATTCCCGTGCCCGTCACCGGGCCCGCGGAGCCGAGGAACTCCGTCTCGACGCGGTGGATTCCGTGCGCCGGGACGTGGACACCGGCGAGGACCTGCGTGCGGCGCTGGCCCTGGGGGTGGGGCCCCGGACGGCCGCGGCGACCGCGCGGCTGCTGATCCCGGGGCAGTAG
- a CDS encoding DUF4188 domain-containing protein: MSVEATRTTADARGDVVVLLIGMRVNHFWAVHQWVPVMLAMFRMLAELKKDPERGLLSRVLLTASPRTYYVVQYWESKEKLYAYATAPDAFHHEAWAKINRMERRGRIRGHVGIWHETYVVPEGSYEAVYGDMPAFGLAAAHGQIPLEQRGRYARDRFAHRSAP; the protein is encoded by the coding sequence ATGTCTGTCGAAGCCACCCGCACCACCGCGGACGCCCGGGGAGACGTGGTCGTCCTCCTGATCGGCATGCGCGTCAACCACTTCTGGGCCGTGCACCAGTGGGTGCCGGTCATGCTGGCCATGTTCCGCATGCTCGCGGAGCTGAAGAAGGACCCGGAGCGCGGGCTGCTCTCCCGGGTGCTGCTGACGGCCTCGCCCCGCACGTACTACGTCGTCCAGTACTGGGAGTCCAAGGAGAAGCTCTACGCCTACGCGACCGCGCCCGACGCCTTCCACCACGAGGCGTGGGCGAAGATCAACCGCATGGAACGGCGCGGGCGGATCCGCGGTCACGTCGGGATCTGGCACGAGACGTATGTCGTGCCGGAGGGCTCCTACGAGGCGGTCTACGGGGACATGCCCGCGTTCGGCCTCGCGGCCGCGCACGGGCAGATCCCGCTGGAACAGCGGGGACGGTACGCCAGGGACCGGTTCGCGCACCGGTCGGCGCCGTAG